The genomic interval ATAAGGTTCCTGATGAAATAGAACAGCTTATGACTGAATTAGGAAAAGAAGATCTAGCAAAGGAATTGAATTAATTATGATAAAAAGTGAAACCTATAATTTCTACGTGTCACAAATAGAAGAGGACTTTGTGCCTTATTGGAGTAAATTTGTTGACAGAGAAAATGGTGGAATATTTAATTGTATTAATAACTTTGGAGACAAAAAACTAAGTGACCATAAATTTACTTGGTCCCAAGGACGTTATTTATGGATTCTAGGAAAAATCTATGATTTAAGTCAAAAAAATATTCTTACTAAAATTGATTACAATGATATAAAATTTCAAATGGATAAAACCTATGAATTTATAAGTAAATATGCTATTTATGATAATAAGTGCTGTTATTTATTAGATGCCGTTGGGAATAAGCTAATCGATGAAAAAACCAACAGATATGATGCAAGTATTTTTGCTGATTGCTTTGCATTGATTGGTATGGTTCAATATGTAAAGTCACTACATAAGGTAGAACTTGTAGATGAAGTAAGAAATCTCTATGAAAGTATTGTTGACAGGATTGAATCAGGAAAATTTTTAACAGAACCTTACCCAATACCCCCAAATTATAAAGTCCACTCTATTCCAATGATATTGTTAAATACAACCTATGAGTATATAAAAATGCTCCAAAGGATGCATCTACAACATACAAAAGAAATTAATTATGGCCTGAAGCAAATAGACACTATCCTTGTAGAGTTTCACCGAGATGGGTTGATTCGTGAACATGTTTCAACGGATGAAAACTATGAAACTCGTATGCTAGATAGACATATAAATCCAGGACATACATTAGAATGTATGTGGTTTGTCATTGAGTTCCTAAAAGAGTTTGGGGATATACATAAATATCTACCCAGTATCATAAATATAGCACAAAAAAACTTTGATTTAGGTTGGGATAAAAAACATGGTGGATTATTTAGATTTGTAGATAGGGATGGAATAGCACCCCATGGTAAGATGGGGGACAGTGATTTTGAGATCTTGATTGAAAACACCCATGATATGAAGTTATGGTGGCCTCATTCAGAAATGTTATATGTTTTTCTTCTAATTTATGAAGTGACACAGGACAAAAGAATGTTAGAGAACTATGAAAAGGCTTATGAATATACCTTTAAAACATTCCCCAATAGGGAAATAGGCGAGTGGATACAGATTCGGAAGCGAGATGGTTCTCCCGAAGAGAGATTGGTAGCCCTACCCGTTAAAGATCCTTTTCATATTTTAAGAAACTTTATTAAAATCGTAGAGCTTTATGAAATGAGGTAATTGTATGTATTTAGGTGTATCAAAAATGATAATAACTCCCCCTCATCCAGTACGGCTATGTGGTTATGGAAATCGAATAGGTACTTTTAAAGACGTAAAAGAGGATATTTATTTACGGATACAAATTCATAGTAATGCTGAGAAAACAATTGTGTTTATTTATGGGGATGTACTTTGGTGGGGTTCTGATTTTGTGGCAGAAATAAAACCAAAGTTAGAGGGAAAATTTCATCTGCAGCAGGAAGATGTTTTCTTTGTCGCTTCCCATAACCATTCAGGACCTCCTACGAGTAAAAAATTTACCAATACACTGGAAACCTATGATGAAAATTATACTAATTTTTTAAAAGAAAAGATATTTGAGGGGATCAGGGTAGCTTTCAACAATATGGAAGAAGTTACAGGAAAGTTGCACACTGGAACATCACGTTTAAATGTTTTTCGACGACTTAAGGTTGGGGAGAAAATAATGATGGCTCCTAACTATAAAATAGATGCTGATCATGGATTAACAATCATTGGTTTATATAGAAAAAACCAATCCTTGAAAGGTATGATTGTCCACTATCCATGCCATGCAAATATCTCAAATGAAAATGATATACAACCAGATTATCCGGGAGTGGCCCTTAGAATGTTAGATCAAAAATTTGCAAATAGTGTATCAATTTTCTTGCAAGGATGTACAGGAGATTTAAGGCCAAATACTGTGCTGGGGGATAAATTTTCCCCCGGCTCTTATGAAAGTGTAGTAAAATTTGCTCGATCATTTTATGAAGATTGTCTAAAGACTATGGATGAAGACAAAGGTGTATCGCTGAAATTCATCTTAAAAACTTCTAAAAAAGAAGTTAAATTATCCCAAGAAAATTTTAAAAAAGAAGAAGAGATAAAAAAATTATTACATTCAGATATAGCTTTAGAGAAGGAATGGGCTGAACAGATAATAGAAAAAAAGAATAGGGACTATGAAGTTTTAGAAATAAATAAAATTAGTTATGCCAATGAAATTTCTTTTTTAACCTTTAATGCTGAAATTTCTCAATATTATTCTGAGTTTGTAAAATCTCTTGATAAAAAGATTATTTCTATTGCCTATACCAATGGAATGGTAGGGTATATATGTACCAACGAGCAGATTGTAGAAGGGGGTTACGAGCCAAAGGAATCAGCTCTTTATTTTGCATTATCAGGAACATATAAACCAGAAATAGAGGAAGTAATCCATAATAGCATTAAAGAATTACTTTAGGAGGGTTCAAATGAAAAGTGGTTTTGTAATGGATGCTTATTACAAAGAAATTATACGCATTCTAGATGATATTCATAATAATGAAAAAGAAAGAATTCTTGAAGTTGCCTATGTAATTGCTGAACATATAAAAAAAGACAGACTAGTGTACATTTGGGGACCTGGAGGCCATTCCAACCTTGCAGCTATGGAGATTTTTTTCCGTGCGGGAGGTCTTATGCATATTAATGCCATATTAAATACAGAAACGATGTTAAGTGAAGGCGCTTTAAAGTCTATGTATGTAGAGCGTATGCCAGGATACGGTAAAGTTGTTATTAACGATTATGGCATTGGTGAAGGAGATTTAATTATTGTTGTCAATGCCTATGGCATTAACTCTGCAACGATTGATGCAGCTTTGGAAGCAAAATCTAGAGGTGCTATTGTAATCGGTATTAGCTCCCATGAACATGCAAACAATACACCTAAAGATCATGTTGCACGGCACCCATCTAAATTTAATCTACATGAAATTGTAGATTATACCGTTGATTGTAAAGTTAAGGTTGGAGACGCCGTAATCAAACTACCTGATTTTCAACAAAAAATTGGGGCATTAAGCACTTTTGCCAATGCCTATGTATTAAACTGCATTGTCATCGAAGCTATTAATATGATGGTAAAGGATGGAATAAAACCTCCTGTTTGGATGAGTGGCAATGCACAAGGTGGGGATGAATGGAATAACCAGTTTATAGATCGATTCAAAAACAAGATAAGGGTGCTTTAATATGAAAAAAATATTATTTAAAAATGCTAGGATTATAACACCTTCAGGAATTACAAAGGGTGAACTCCTTGTCCATGGCGATACCATCGAGAAAATTGTATTTAATAGAGAAATCCATGATGAAGCCGATCAAGTTATCGATGTGAACAACAAATATTTATCACCTGGCTTTATAGATGTTCATACCCATGGCGCTGGGGATGCAGACTTTATGGATGGTAACATAGATGCAATATACAATGCATGTAAAGCCCATATGATTCACGGGACAACGTCTATAGTACCCACAACAATAACAAGTACAAAGGAGTCTCTTTTGCACTTCATTGATCTTTTTAATAAGGTAGACCTAAGAAAAAAAGGGCTACCTAATATTCTAGGTTTACATTTAGAAGGACCCTACTTTGCATACAATCAAAGGGGTGCACAAGACCCTAAATATTTAAGAAATCCCGATGAAAGGGAGTATAAAGAAGTATTAAGCAGAACAGATCGCATCATCAGATGGTCCTTTGCAGTTGAGTTAGAAGGATCTAAAGAATTTTTAAATACATTAAGAACCTATAATATTATTAGTTCACTAGCACACTCCGATGCTACTTGTGAAGAGGTTATTAGAGCTTACGAAAACGGGTTATCGGCACTAACACATTTTTATTCAGCCATGTCTACTGTTAAAAGAGTTAATGCTTACCGTGTTGCTGGTGCAGTAGAGGCTGGGTATTTATTGGATGATTTGTTTGTGGAGGTTATTGCTGATGGAAAACACTTGCCCAAAGAATTATTGCAACTGATTTATAAGATAAAAGGACCGGATAAAATTTGTTTAGTGACAGATTCTATGAGAGCAGCAGGAATGCCAGATGGAGAATATATTTTAGGAAACAAAGAAAATGGTATGAAGGTAATTTCAGAAGAAAATGTTGCAAAACTTATGGATAGAACTGCATTTGCAGGAAGTGTAGCAACA from Natronincola ferrireducens carries:
- a CDS encoding AGE family epimerase/isomerase, whose product is MIKSETYNFYVSQIEEDFVPYWSKFVDRENGGIFNCINNFGDKKLSDHKFTWSQGRYLWILGKIYDLSQKNILTKIDYNDIKFQMDKTYEFISKYAIYDNKCCYLLDAVGNKLIDEKTNRYDASIFADCFALIGMVQYVKSLHKVELVDEVRNLYESIVDRIESGKFLTEPYPIPPNYKVHSIPMILLNTTYEYIKMLQRMHLQHTKEINYGLKQIDTILVEFHRDGLIREHVSTDENYETRMLDRHINPGHTLECMWFVIEFLKEFGDIHKYLPSIINIAQKNFDLGWDKKHGGLFRFVDRDGIAPHGKMGDSDFEILIENTHDMKLWWPHSEMLYVFLLIYEVTQDKRMLENYEKAYEYTFKTFPNREIGEWIQIRKRDGSPEERLVALPVKDPFHILRNFIKIVELYEMR
- a CDS encoding neutral/alkaline non-lysosomal ceramidase N-terminal domain-containing protein, with amino-acid sequence MYLGVSKMIITPPHPVRLCGYGNRIGTFKDVKEDIYLRIQIHSNAEKTIVFIYGDVLWWGSDFVAEIKPKLEGKFHLQQEDVFFVASHNHSGPPTSKKFTNTLETYDENYTNFLKEKIFEGIRVAFNNMEEVTGKLHTGTSRLNVFRRLKVGEKIMMAPNYKIDADHGLTIIGLYRKNQSLKGMIVHYPCHANISNENDIQPDYPGVALRMLDQKFANSVSIFLQGCTGDLRPNTVLGDKFSPGSYESVVKFARSFYEDCLKTMDEDKGVSLKFILKTSKKEVKLSQENFKKEEEIKKLLHSDIALEKEWAEQIIEKKNRDYEVLEINKISYANEISFLTFNAEISQYYSEFVKSLDKKIISIAYTNGMVGYICTNEQIVEGGYEPKESALYFALSGTYKPEIEEVIHNSIKELL
- a CDS encoding sugar isomerase domain-containing protein, encoding MKSGFVMDAYYKEIIRILDDIHNNEKERILEVAYVIAEHIKKDRLVYIWGPGGHSNLAAMEIFFRAGGLMHINAILNTETMLSEGALKSMYVERMPGYGKVVINDYGIGEGDLIIVVNAYGINSATIDAALEAKSRGAIVIGISSHEHANNTPKDHVARHPSKFNLHEIVDYTVDCKVKVGDAVIKLPDFQQKIGALSTFANAYVLNCIVIEAINMMVKDGIKPPVWMSGNAQGGDEWNNQFIDRFKNKIRVL
- the nagA gene encoding N-acetylglucosamine-6-phosphate deacetylase, whose protein sequence is MKKILFKNARIITPSGITKGELLVHGDTIEKIVFNREIHDEADQVIDVNNKYLSPGFIDVHTHGAGDADFMDGNIDAIYNACKAHMIHGTTSIVPTTITSTKESLLHFIDLFNKVDLRKKGLPNILGLHLEGPYFAYNQRGAQDPKYLRNPDEREYKEVLSRTDRIIRWSFAVELEGSKEFLNTLRTYNIISSLAHSDATCEEVIRAYENGLSALTHFYSAMSTVKRVNAYRVAGAVEAGYLLDDLFVEVIADGKHLPKELLQLIYKIKGPDKICLVTDSMRAAGMPDGEYILGNKENGMKVISEENVAKLMDRTAFAGSVATADRLVRTFHKLTNAPLHEVIKMITLTPAKLLKINHKKGSVGENKDADLLIFNENINIEMVMVMGEINYSV